The following proteins are encoded in a genomic region of Saccharopolyspora antimicrobica:
- a CDS encoding acetyl-CoA carboxylase — MSTVEAHVPGVFYRRPSPDAAPFIEAGSVVEAGQTIALIEIMKTFNEVKADKSCRVSKILLDDGDEVDVGQTMFEVDEP, encoded by the coding sequence ATGTCCACAGTGGAAGCTCACGTGCCGGGGGTGTTCTACCGGCGCCCCTCGCCCGATGCGGCGCCGTTCATCGAAGCGGGCAGCGTCGTGGAGGCCGGGCAGACGATCGCACTGATCGAGATCATGAAGACCTTCAACGAGGTGAAGGCCGACAAGTCCTGCCGGGTCAGCAAGATCCTGCTGGACGACGGCGACGAGGTGGACGTCGGGCAGA
- a CDS encoding biotin-dependent carboxyltransferase family protein codes for MNELIVRSGGLSTTVQDTGRDGQYAIGMPPSGAMDQYSFAVANALVGNPPGAAALEATYLGPELEFTDPRSVAVTGADCDVAINGEPAPTWAALRVSAGDVLSFGQVRGGARPYVAVGGGIDVPLYLGSRSTYLLTGIGGFHGRALAGGDRLPLGEPVGEAPVAGTEVPGELRAEFPDVTELRFVAGLCAYRLTERALASFVEVEWKVTKDADRVGYRLRGGSLEFVEREQPFGAGRDQANVVDLGYPVGSVQVPGGDEPIVLLNDAVTGGGYATIGTVISVDRDRMAQARTGGRVRFAPVDVETAVAARRERRVRLDKARAAVSAEQR; via the coding sequence GTGAACGAACTGATCGTGCGCTCCGGCGGGTTGTCCACGACGGTGCAGGACACCGGTCGCGACGGCCAGTACGCCATCGGGATGCCTCCGTCGGGAGCGATGGACCAGTACTCCTTCGCGGTGGCCAACGCGCTGGTCGGCAACCCGCCCGGCGCTGCCGCGCTGGAGGCCACCTACCTCGGACCGGAGCTGGAGTTCACCGATCCGCGCAGCGTCGCGGTGACCGGTGCGGACTGCGACGTCGCGATCAACGGCGAACCCGCGCCGACCTGGGCGGCCCTGCGGGTGTCGGCCGGTGACGTGCTTTCCTTCGGGCAGGTCCGGGGCGGCGCGCGGCCCTACGTCGCGGTGGGCGGTGGGATCGACGTGCCGCTCTACCTGGGCTCGCGCTCGACCTACCTGCTCACCGGCATCGGCGGCTTCCACGGGCGTGCGCTGGCCGGTGGCGACCGGCTGCCGCTGGGAGAACCCGTGGGTGAGGCGCCGGTGGCGGGGACGGAAGTGCCCGGCGAACTGCGGGCCGAGTTCCCGGATGTCACCGAACTGCGGTTCGTGGCCGGGCTGTGCGCCTACCGGTTGACCGAGCGGGCGCTGGCGTCGTTCGTCGAGGTGGAGTGGAAGGTCACCAAGGACGCCGATCGCGTCGGTTACCGGCTGCGCGGCGGATCGCTGGAGTTCGTCGAACGCGAGCAGCCGTTCGGTGCCGGTCGCGACCAGGCCAACGTCGTCGATCTCGGCTATCCGGTCGGCTCGGTGCAGGTTCCGGGCGGCGACGAACCGATCGTGCTGCTCAACGACGCGGTGACCGGTGGTGGCTACGCGACCATCGGCACGGTGATCTCGGTCGACCGGGACCGCATGGCCCAGGCCAGGACGGGCGGCCGGGTGCGGTTCGCGCCGGTGGACGTCGAGACGGCGGTGGCCGCCCGTCGGGAACGGCGGGTGCGGCTGGACAAGGCGCGGGCGGCGGTGTCCGCCGAACAGCGGTGA
- a CDS encoding 5-oxoprolinase subunit B family protein translates to MSASEVRLPPARYEHGGDEFVFVELDQEMSLEANLKAMAITGALRREDIDGIIDICPSNASYLIRLDPDRLHPADLVDHLRALEHSAGQLPDDHAVRTRIVDVPVLFDDPWTRETLLKFRDRHQDPSATDLEYAARINGFTDVRALIDAITSAPFLVTMLGFVPGLPFCYQMVPRERQIEVPKYVRPRTDTPERAFGYGGAFAVVYPVRGAGGYQLFGIAPAPVFDLAQRLPDFADDIAFPRPSDVLRYRAVDRDEYDRTRTEVESGQFRYRTREVEFLPAELLADPDAVNTRLLEVLYR, encoded by the coding sequence GTGAGCGCATCGGAAGTCCGGTTGCCCCCGGCCCGCTACGAGCACGGCGGGGACGAGTTCGTCTTCGTCGAGCTCGACCAGGAGATGAGCCTGGAGGCCAATCTCAAGGCGATGGCGATCACCGGGGCGCTGCGGCGCGAGGACATCGACGGGATCATCGACATCTGCCCGTCCAACGCCTCGTACCTGATCAGGCTGGATCCCGACCGGCTGCACCCGGCCGATCTGGTCGACCACCTGCGCGCGCTGGAGCACTCGGCGGGGCAGCTCCCGGACGATCACGCGGTGCGGACCCGCATCGTCGACGTGCCGGTGCTCTTCGACGATCCGTGGACCCGGGAGACGCTGCTGAAGTTCCGCGACCGGCACCAGGACCCGAGCGCGACGGATCTCGAATACGCCGCCCGCATCAACGGTTTCACCGACGTCCGGGCGCTGATCGACGCGATCACCTCGGCGCCGTTCCTGGTGACCATGCTCGGTTTCGTCCCAGGGCTGCCGTTCTGCTACCAGATGGTGCCGCGCGAGCGGCAGATCGAGGTGCCCAAGTACGTGCGCCCGCGCACCGACACACCGGAGCGGGCCTTCGGGTACGGCGGGGCTTTCGCCGTGGTCTACCCGGTGCGCGGCGCCGGCGGCTACCAGCTCTTCGGGATCGCCCCCGCCCCGGTGTTCGACCTGGCGCAGCGGCTGCCGGACTTCGCCGACGACATCGCCTTCCCGCGGCCCAGCGACGTCCTCCGGTACCGGGCCGTCGATCGCGACGAGTACGACCGCACCCGCACCGAGGTCGAATCCGGGCAGTTCCGCTACCGGACCCGCGAGGTGGAGTTCCTGCCCGCGGAGCTGCTCGCCGATCCCGACGCGGTGAACACCCGGCTGCTGGAGGTGCTGTACCGGTGA
- a CDS encoding LamB/YcsF family protein: MRTLVDLNADAGESFGRWRLGDDARLIPLVTSVNIACGWHAGDPATMSRSVELALAGGTSLGAHPGFPDLVGFGRRALVMSPAEAANACLYQFGALRAIADAHGATIAHVKPHGALYGLTMKDEGVAEAVVEAIATAAPGVRVVLIAGPVADRLHERGFPVVREAFADLDYDDSGHIIIEPEPRPRSPQHCADQAIAVLRGEVTSAAGTAIAVDADTICLHGDRPNAVEVAQAIRDRFDAECVRLAPMAEVADQRGSVSPLAAAGQTGGSGSPRGGPPRG; the protein is encoded by the coding sequence GTGCGCACGCTCGTAGATTTGAACGCGGATGCCGGGGAGAGCTTCGGCCGGTGGCGACTCGGTGACGACGCCCGCCTCATCCCGCTCGTCACCTCGGTGAACATCGCCTGCGGCTGGCACGCCGGGGATCCGGCGACGATGAGCCGGTCCGTCGAGTTGGCGCTCGCGGGCGGCACTTCGCTCGGCGCGCACCCCGGTTTCCCCGACCTCGTGGGTTTCGGGCGGCGCGCGCTGGTGATGTCCCCGGCCGAAGCCGCCAACGCCTGCCTCTACCAGTTCGGCGCGCTCCGCGCGATCGCCGACGCCCACGGCGCGACCATTGCGCACGTCAAACCGCACGGCGCGCTGTACGGGTTGACGATGAAGGACGAGGGCGTGGCGGAGGCCGTCGTGGAGGCGATCGCCACGGCCGCTCCCGGGGTGCGAGTGGTGCTCATCGCCGGGCCCGTGGCCGATCGGCTCCACGAGCGCGGTTTCCCCGTGGTCCGGGAGGCGTTCGCCGACCTGGACTACGACGACTCCGGGCACATCATCATCGAGCCGGAGCCCCGGCCCAGGTCGCCGCAGCACTGCGCCGACCAGGCGATCGCGGTCCTCCGGGGCGAGGTCACCTCCGCCGCGGGCACCGCGATCGCCGTCGACGCGGACACCATCTGCCTGCACGGCGACCGGCCGAACGCGGTCGAGGTCGCGCAGGCGATCCGCGACCGGTTCGACGCCGAGTGCGTGCGGTTGGCGCCGATGGCCGAGGTCGCGGACCAGCGGGGGTCCGTCAGCCCGCTGGCAGCAGCTGGTCAGACGGGCGGATCCGGGAGTCCGCGAGGTGGTCCCCCTCGGGGCTGA
- a CDS encoding nitrilase-related carbon-nitrogen hydrolase, producing the protein MRPVRIVSRLSHREPPEPGTGLRLSLFQAENPAGSPDAVKTNLARMEEAVALAAGYRTQLCVFPECFNTGYALGPDECRLLAEPCDGPSVELARELSQEHGVGIVLPYVERSETGATHDSVAVVVGGLLCANYRKTHLYGAAERANFTPGDDLPPVVEVNGFPVGVLNCYECEFPPLYQSLAERGARLIVGPTAADRHFTLHDGTPTLVPYPDATEHIIPAMAAVWRMFVAYANRRGWETSDRGQWEYRGNSGIWAPDGTTVVSAGPAERAVDSLLVADCLPEAVHPFSPEGDHLADSRIRPSDQLLPAG; encoded by the coding sequence ATGCGTCCTGTGCGCATCGTCAGCCGCTTGAGCCACCGCGAGCCGCCGGAGCCAGGAACCGGGCTGCGGCTGTCGCTTTTCCAAGCGGAGAACCCGGCCGGATCGCCTGATGCGGTGAAGACAAACCTGGCCAGGATGGAAGAGGCAGTCGCGTTGGCGGCGGGCTACCGCACCCAGCTCTGCGTCTTCCCGGAGTGCTTTAACACCGGCTACGCGCTCGGCCCCGATGAGTGCCGGCTGCTGGCGGAGCCCTGCGACGGCCCGTCCGTCGAACTGGCCCGCGAGCTGTCGCAGGAGCACGGGGTGGGGATCGTGTTGCCCTACGTGGAGCGGTCCGAGACCGGTGCCACGCACGATTCGGTGGCGGTCGTCGTCGGCGGGCTGCTCTGCGCCAACTACCGCAAGACGCACCTGTACGGGGCCGCGGAACGCGCGAACTTCACGCCCGGGGACGACCTGCCGCCGGTCGTCGAGGTGAACGGCTTCCCGGTCGGCGTGCTCAACTGCTATGAGTGCGAATTCCCGCCGCTGTACCAGAGCCTCGCCGAGCGCGGTGCGCGGCTGATCGTCGGACCCACTGCCGCCGACCGGCACTTCACGCTGCACGACGGCACACCGACGCTGGTCCCCTACCCCGACGCCACCGAGCACATCATCCCGGCGATGGCCGCAGTGTGGCGGATGTTCGTGGCCTACGCGAACCGGCGTGGTTGGGAGACCTCGGACCGGGGGCAGTGGGAGTACCGCGGCAACTCCGGGATTTGGGCACCCGACGGCACCACGGTGGTCTCGGCTGGCCCGGCGGAGCGGGCGGTGGACTCGCTGCTGGTGGCCGACTGCCTCCCGGAGGCCGTCCACCCGTTCAGCCCCGAGGGGGACCACCTCGCGGACTCCCGGATCCGCCCGTCTGACCAGCTGCTGCCAGCGGGCTGA
- a CDS encoding glutamate decarboxylase gives MSALLEGSVALPQSSPECCDAFPQSGLDAMTASEVVRQRLRGDCAPARNLATFLTTTIDPEAQRLFHDYANCNLVDREQYPAVDELVHDCVRMIGSLWHGEACRVVGSATTGSSEAALLAGAALLRRWQARAGTEGLRPNLVMGASAHACWQKFCRHWGVEARIAPAAPDRLGLDGPSAAGLCDEETIGVIAVLGTTVDGRYEPVREIAGALDALEQRRGIDVPVHVDAASGGFIAPFLDSELRWDFQLSRVVSINASGHKSGLVLPGLGWLLWRDASWRRPELGQRVNYLGGDETHYELSFSRPAAPVVLQYYNFVRFGFTGFRAVHERCRSLARQLADRLRGIGRLRLLSDGSELPVIALTAGPELKLEQLAMHLANRGWAVPVYALPGELSDIEVMRVVVRSDLSAAEVERFSAAVEEFATAAN, from the coding sequence ATGTCGGCTCTGCTAGAGGGGAGCGTGGCGTTGCCACAGTCCTCACCAGAATGCTGCGATGCGTTCCCGCAATCCGGCCTGGACGCGATGACGGCCTCCGAAGTCGTCCGCCAGAGGCTGCGCGGCGACTGCGCACCAGCCCGCAACCTCGCCACCTTCCTGACCACGACCATCGACCCGGAGGCCCAGCGGCTCTTCCACGACTACGCGAACTGCAACTTGGTCGATCGCGAGCAGTACCCGGCGGTCGACGAACTGGTGCACGACTGCGTGCGGATGATCGGTTCGCTCTGGCACGGTGAAGCGTGCCGGGTGGTCGGCAGCGCGACCACCGGTTCCAGCGAGGCGGCGCTGCTGGCCGGAGCTGCGCTGCTGCGGCGCTGGCAGGCGCGCGCCGGAACGGAAGGGCTGCGCCCGAACCTCGTCATGGGAGCGAGCGCGCACGCCTGCTGGCAGAAATTCTGCCGCCACTGGGGAGTGGAGGCGCGCATCGCACCGGCAGCGCCGGACCGCCTCGGCTTGGACGGGCCGAGCGCCGCCGGCCTGTGCGATGAGGAAACCATCGGCGTCATCGCCGTGCTCGGTACTACAGTGGACGGACGTTACGAGCCGGTACGGGAGATCGCCGGGGCGCTCGACGCGCTCGAGCAGCGGCGCGGGATCGACGTGCCCGTCCACGTCGACGCGGCCTCCGGGGGATTCATCGCGCCGTTCTTGGACAGCGAGCTGCGGTGGGACTTCCAGCTCTCGCGCGTGGTGTCCATCAATGCTTCGGGCCACAAGTCCGGCCTGGTGCTGCCCGGACTGGGCTGGCTGCTGTGGCGGGACGCCAGCTGGCGCCGACCGGAACTGGGGCAGCGGGTCAACTACCTGGGTGGCGATGAGACGCATTACGAGCTGAGCTTCTCCAGACCGGCCGCCCCGGTGGTCCTCCAGTACTACAACTTCGTCCGGTTCGGATTCACCGGTTTCCGCGCCGTGCACGAGCGCTGCCGGTCCCTCGCAAGGCAGCTGGCCGATCGCTTGCGCGGCATCGGTCGGCTCCGGCTGCTCTCGGACGGCAGCGAGTTGCCGGTCATCGCCCTGACCGCGGGGCCGGAGCTCAAGTTGGAGCAATTGGCGATGCACCTGGCGAACCGGGGGTGGGCGGTGCCCGTCTACGCGCTTCCCGGGGAGCTTTCCGACATCGAAGTGATGCGAGTCGTCGTCCGCAGCGATCTCAGCGCGGCAGAAGTGGAGCGTTTCTCCGCTGCGGTTGAGGAATTCGCCACCGCGGCGAACTGA
- a CDS encoding LuxR family transcriptional regulator has translation MGRADERALDRAIAALLHEAVEHSRAMRHVLGHVSRLVAMRVRLEQSHNGDRDTHVAVTGGVLPPLTKREEEVLGQLMRGLSNREIARTLGISERTVKNHLRNLFTKLDVGDRTSAVVKALGSNGVSGFGGAD, from the coding sequence ATGGGCCGTGCCGACGAGCGGGCGCTGGACCGCGCGATAGCCGCTCTGCTGCACGAGGCCGTCGAGCACTCCCGCGCGATGCGGCACGTGCTGGGCCATGTGAGCCGGCTCGTCGCGATGCGGGTTCGGCTCGAGCAATCCCACAACGGCGATCGTGACACCCACGTCGCCGTGACCGGCGGAGTGCTCCCGCCGCTGACGAAGCGGGAGGAGGAAGTGCTCGGTCAGTTGATGCGCGGGCTCTCCAACCGGGAGATCGCCCGCACGCTGGGCATCTCCGAGCGCACCGTGAAGAACCACCTACGCAACCTCTTCACGAAGCTCGACGTTGGTGACCGGACATCCGCGGTGGTGAAGGCACTGGGCAGCAACGGGGTCAGCGGGTTCGGCGGTGCGGACTAG
- a CDS encoding L-histidine N(alpha)-methyltransferase, whose protein sequence is MGGATAVEAVDGDTDFWADGDCLRSALREAPPRIPPHFGYDDLGSQLFEEITELPNYYLTRVEDRLMRRHASAIADAVGTPWVAELGSGSGKKTRVLLAACAARRDTAYLPIDVSHEMLVSSGDALATECPEVVVRGLWGRYEAGLEWIRRERTSAVTAMLLGSTLGNATAAERRALIAEIVRTLAPGDRFLVSADLIKPADILERCYNDPPGHSAFARFRLNHLTHLNRRFDGDFALDQFWAEAHFNERIQAVEGHLHATSEHVARLRALGLSMAFRAGDVINVGISAKFDPVRLADEMREFGLVPGSCWTDERWRYGIFLFHRR, encoded by the coding sequence GTGGGCGGAGCAACTGCGGTCGAAGCCGTGGACGGCGACACCGACTTCTGGGCCGATGGTGATTGCCTGCGGTCCGCGCTGCGGGAGGCACCGCCGCGGATCCCACCGCACTTCGGCTACGACGACCTCGGCTCGCAGCTCTTCGAGGAGATCACCGAACTCCCGAACTACTACCTGACCCGAGTGGAAGACCGCCTGATGCGGCGGCACGCCAGCGCGATCGCGGACGCGGTCGGCACACCGTGGGTCGCCGAACTCGGCAGCGGCAGCGGGAAGAAGACGCGGGTGCTGCTCGCCGCGTGCGCCGCCCGGCGGGACACCGCGTACCTGCCGATCGACGTCAGCCACGAGATGCTCGTCTCCAGCGGTGACGCGCTGGCCACCGAGTGCCCGGAGGTGGTCGTGCGGGGCCTGTGGGGCCGGTACGAAGCCGGACTCGAGTGGATCCGCCGCGAGCGGACCTCGGCCGTGACGGCGATGCTGCTGGGGAGCACCCTGGGAAACGCCACCGCGGCCGAACGCCGCGCGCTGATCGCCGAGATCGTGCGCACGCTCGCGCCCGGCGACCGCTTCCTCGTGTCGGCGGACCTGATCAAGCCAGCGGACATCCTCGAACGCTGCTACAACGACCCGCCAGGGCATTCGGCGTTCGCGCGCTTCCGGCTCAACCACCTGACCCACCTCAACCGCCGCTTCGACGGTGATTTCGCGCTCGACCAGTTCTGGGCCGAGGCGCATTTCAACGAGCGGATCCAGGCGGTCGAAGGTCACCTCCACGCCACGTCCGAGCACGTGGCGCGACTGCGCGCGCTGGGCCTCAGCATGGCCTTCCGGGCCGGTGATGTGATCAACGTCGGGATCTCCGCGAAGTTCGACCCGGTGCGCCTCGCCGACGAGATGCGCGAGTTCGGCCTCGTCCCCGGCTCGTGCTGGACGGATGAGCGCTGGCGCTACGGGATCTTCCTGTTCCACCGCCGCTGA
- a CDS encoding HemK2/MTQ2 family protein methyltransferase, translated as MHLVRPPGVYRAADDTSLLAGVMRRGGYARGRRVLDLGCGTGALALAAARAGAASVTAVDLSIRSIAATWLNARAHRASVVVRRGDLFEPVRGQVFDLVLANPPYVPAPTPALPRHRIARCWDAGVDGRQVLDRICAGAVRALTRDGTVLIVQSEVCDESATVARMREAGLRAQVIERSIVPFGPVMRARAALLEGRELVEPGRREEELVVVEARRA; from the coding sequence ATGCACCTCGTGCGCCCGCCCGGCGTGTACCGGGCAGCCGACGACACATCGCTGCTGGCCGGTGTCATGCGCCGAGGCGGTTACGCCCGTGGCCGCCGCGTGCTGGACCTCGGTTGCGGGACCGGCGCCCTGGCCCTCGCGGCAGCCCGGGCGGGTGCCGCATCGGTCACCGCGGTGGACCTCTCCATCCGCTCGATCGCCGCCACGTGGCTCAACGCCCGTGCGCACCGGGCCTCCGTCGTCGTGCGCCGCGGTGATCTCTTCGAGCCGGTGCGGGGCCAGGTGTTCGATCTCGTGCTGGCCAACCCGCCCTACGTGCCCGCGCCCACTCCGGCGCTCCCCCGCCACCGGATCGCTCGCTGCTGGGACGCCGGTGTGGACGGCAGGCAGGTGCTCGACCGGATCTGCGCCGGGGCCGTCCGGGCGCTCACCCGCGACGGCACGGTCCTGATCGTGCAGTCCGAGGTGTGCGACGAGAGCGCGACCGTGGCGCGCATGCGCGAAGCCGGCCTACGGGCGCAGGTGATCGAGCGGTCGATCGTGCCGTTCGGACCGGTGATGCGAGCGCGCGCCGCACTCCTGGAAGGCCGGGAGCTGGTGGAGCCGGGCCGCCGCGAGGAGGAACTGGTCGTCGTGGAGGCGCGCCGTGCCTGA
- a CDS encoding CDGSH iron-sulfur domain-containing protein, which translates to MPDRSPARVEITGEGPVLIHGPVELVMPDGVRIRSERAVTALCTCRRSRRYPMCDTSHRRCARNRRKESE; encoded by the coding sequence GTGCCTGACCGCTCGCCGGCGCGCGTCGAGATCACCGGCGAGGGGCCGGTGCTCATCCACGGCCCGGTCGAGCTGGTCATGCCGGACGGGGTCCGCATCCGGTCCGAACGTGCGGTCACCGCGCTGTGCACCTGCCGGCGGAGTCGCCGCTACCCGATGTGCGACACCAGTCATCGCCGCTGCGCCCGAAATCGTCGGAAGGAATCTGAATGA
- a CDS encoding IS110 family transposase → MKVRPVIWVGIDAGKTIHHACAMDSEGKVVFSQKVTNDQTAIEQLIARANKTATEVRWAVDLTSNAAALLLAVLVTAGQRVAYVPGRVVNRMTGVFRGEAKSDAKDARIIAETARMRSDLTELSTPDELVVELTRLTAHREDLMADWVRGVNRLRDLLTSIFPALERAFDYSTRSALILVAGYQTPDAVRAAGEHGLTRHLLDHSAWAKGTPSMVDKTLAAAASQTVRLPGETTTAVLIARLARQLLDLDREIKDTDKLIKDRFRAHPQAEIIESLPGLGPILGAEFIVATGGDLAAFANSGRLASYAGLVPVPQDSGRVTGNLRRPKRYNRKLRRVFYMAALSSIRANGPSRTFYDKKRGERLIHTQALLALARRLVDVLWALLRDGRTFTPTAPPPATTAA, encoded by the coding sequence GTGAAGGTTCGGCCAGTGATCTGGGTCGGGATCGACGCGGGCAAGACCATCCATCACGCGTGTGCGATGGATAGCGAAGGCAAGGTCGTCTTCTCGCAGAAGGTGACCAACGACCAGACCGCGATCGAGCAGCTCATCGCCCGCGCGAACAAGACCGCCACCGAGGTGCGGTGGGCGGTCGATCTGACCAGCAACGCCGCCGCGCTGCTGTTGGCCGTACTGGTCACCGCCGGCCAACGAGTGGCATACGTGCCCGGCCGGGTGGTCAATCGCATGACCGGCGTGTTCCGCGGTGAGGCCAAATCCGACGCCAAAGACGCCCGGATCATCGCCGAAACCGCCCGCATGCGCTCGGACCTCACCGAACTGTCCACACCAGACGAATTGGTGGTCGAACTGACCCGGCTGACCGCCCACCGGGAGGACTTGATGGCCGACTGGGTGCGGGGCGTCAACCGCCTGCGTGACCTGCTGACCAGCATCTTCCCCGCACTGGAACGCGCCTTCGACTACTCCACACGCAGCGCGTTGATCCTGGTAGCGGGCTACCAGACCCCTGATGCCGTCCGAGCAGCCGGCGAGCACGGTCTGACGCGACATCTGCTCGACCACAGCGCGTGGGCCAAGGGGACACCGTCCATGGTGGACAAAACCTTGGCAGCTGCGGCATCCCAGACCGTGCGGCTGCCCGGTGAGACCACCACCGCTGTGCTTATCGCCCGCCTGGCCCGGCAACTGCTCGACCTGGACCGGGAAATCAAAGACACCGACAAGCTGATCAAGGACCGCTTCCGCGCCCACCCGCAGGCCGAGATCATCGAATCGCTGCCCGGGCTGGGACCGATCTTGGGTGCGGAGTTCATCGTGGCCACCGGCGGCGACCTGGCCGCCTTCGCCAACTCCGGGCGCCTGGCCTCTTACGCAGGCCTGGTACCCGTCCCGCAGGACTCCGGGCGTGTCACCGGTAACCTCCGCCGCCCCAAGCGCTACAACCGCAAGCTGCGCCGGGTGTTCTACATGGCCGCCCTCTCCAGCATCCGAGCAAACGGCCCCTCGCGGACGTTCTACGACAAAAAACGCGGTGAGCGACTGATCCACACCCAGGCCCTGCTCGCCCTGGCCCGACGCCTGGTCGACGTGCTCTGGGCCTTGCTGCGCGACGGCCGGACCTTCACACCAACCGCGCCACCACCCGCTACCACTGCGGCTTGA
- a CDS encoding iron-containing redox enzyme family protein has translation MRPTGTVSSTEVPELPAPRGPLSAGVVEALRDGSTPAPHDDAEPYGLDLQLALYCLYELHYRGFRGVEPEREWDPELLALRRELELAFLSTLRDDIPVGHDVAAELQRLLVEPSDAWGATHHLRRDGQLWQLREYVTHRSLYHLKEADPQAWVIPRLSGAAKACFVTVEHDEYGAGQPERMHSHLFAVMMRALGVDDRYGAHLDVVPAEALAEVNLMSMCGLHRSLRGALLGQFATVELTSSPGSDRLVRAMRRLGCSPEAIDFYAEHVEADAVHEQLVRRGVLGPLLTAEPELATDVVFGVRAAIHLAGRFEALLLERWARNESSLLPRASA, from the coding sequence ATGCGACCAACAGGGACGGTCAGCAGCACTGAGGTCCCCGAGCTGCCGGCTCCCCGCGGCCCGCTCTCAGCGGGAGTCGTCGAAGCGCTCCGCGACGGCTCGACCCCGGCACCGCACGACGACGCCGAACCCTACGGGCTAGATCTGCAGCTCGCCCTCTACTGCCTGTACGAACTGCACTACCGCGGATTTCGCGGTGTGGAGCCGGAGCGGGAGTGGGATCCCGAGCTGCTGGCGCTCCGCCGAGAACTCGAGCTGGCGTTCCTGTCCACCCTGCGCGACGACATCCCGGTCGGCCACGACGTGGCGGCCGAGCTGCAACGCCTGCTCGTCGAGCCGTCGGACGCCTGGGGCGCCACGCACCACCTCCGCCGCGACGGCCAGCTGTGGCAGCTGCGCGAGTACGTGACGCACCGCTCCCTCTACCACCTCAAGGAGGCGGACCCGCAAGCCTGGGTGATCCCGCGGCTGTCCGGGGCCGCCAAAGCCTGCTTCGTCACCGTCGAGCACGACGAGTACGGCGCCGGCCAACCTGAGCGCATGCACTCCCACCTGTTCGCCGTGATGATGCGCGCGCTCGGCGTGGACGACCGCTACGGGGCGCATCTCGACGTCGTGCCGGCCGAGGCGCTCGCCGAGGTCAACCTGATGTCGATGTGCGGGTTGCACCGCAGCCTGCGAGGTGCTCTGCTCGGGCAGTTCGCCACGGTCGAGCTGACCTCCTCGCCCGGCTCCGACCGGCTCGTCCGGGCGATGCGGCGGCTGGGCTGCAGCCCCGAGGCCATCGACTTCTACGCCGAGCACGTCGAGGCCGACGCGGTCCACGAACAGCTGGTCCGCCGCGGCGTGCTCGGCCCGCTGCTGACGGCCGAACCGGAACTGGCCACTGACGTCGTGTTCGGGGTGCGCGCCGCGATCCACCTGGCAGGCAGGTTCGAGGCGCTGCTGCTCGAGCGCTGGGCGAGGAACGAGAGCTCACTGCTGCCCCGCGCCAGCGCGTGA
- a CDS encoding WhiB family transcriptional regulator encodes MAATSRLPKPVSEAWHWQLHAACRDVNVSRFFHPENERGSAREDREEQAKQICAGCPVMRQCREHALAAREPYGIWGGLGERERRELIDRRHAA; translated from the coding sequence TTGGCCGCGACATCTCGTCTGCCCAAGCCCGTCAGCGAGGCCTGGCACTGGCAGCTTCACGCCGCTTGCCGGGACGTGAACGTCAGCCGCTTCTTCCACCCGGAGAACGAACGCGGTAGCGCACGCGAGGACCGCGAGGAGCAGGCCAAGCAGATCTGCGCCGGGTGCCCGGTGATGCGCCAGTGCCGCGAGCACGCGCTGGCGGCTCGTGAACCGTACGGCATCTGGGGTGGCCTGGGCGAGCGGGAGCGACGTGAGCTGATCGACCGGCGTCACGCCGCGTGA